One window of Populus nigra chromosome 5, ddPopNigr1.1, whole genome shotgun sequence genomic DNA carries:
- the LOC133694225 gene encoding probable glucan 1,3-beta-glucosidase A — MAAMYSTRQLLAVCVVALSFYLSHGRVNPSFKIKAVNLGGWLVTEGWIKPSLFDGIANKDFLDGTGLQFKSVTVGKYLCAEAGGGNIIVANRTSASGWETFSLWRINETNFNFRVFNKQFAGLDTNGNGIDIVAVSSTPGRSETFEIVRNSNDTSRVRIKASNGFFLQAKTEELVTADYAGGSKWGDDDPSVFVITITGGLQGEFQVTNGYGPKLAPKVMRDHWRTFIVEDDFKFISQNGINAVRIPVGWWIASDPTPPQPYVGGSLKALDNAFLWAQNYGLQVVIDLHAAPGSQNGWEHSSSRDGSQEWGQTDENIRQTVDVIDFLTARYAKSPSLYAVELMNEPRAPGASLDSLTKYYKGGYDAVRKHSSTAYVVMSNRLSSDDPRELFPLASGLTGSVIDVHYYNLFSDEFNSMSVQQNIDFINTNRSAQLNYVTTSNGPLTFVGEWVAEWTVQGATKEDYQRFAKAQLEVFGRATFGWAYWTLKNVNNHWSLEWMIKNGYIQI, encoded by the exons ATGGCGGCGATGTATTCAACAAGACAGCTGCTGGCCGTATGTGTCGTAGCTTTATCATTCTATCTTTCGCATGGAAGAGTAAATCccagttttaaaattaaagcagTTAATCTTGGTGGTTGGCTTGTTACTGAAGGATGGATTAAACCTTCTCTTTTTGATGGCATCGCCAACAAAGACTTCTTG GATGGAACCGGGCTGCAGTTTAAATCAGTCACAGTTGGGAAGTATCTTTGCGCCGAGGCAGGTGGAGGAAACATTATTGTTGCAAACCGAACTTCTGCCTCAGGCTGGGAAACGTTTAGT CTGTGGAGGATCAACGAAACCAATTTCAACTTCAGGGTCTTTAACAAACAATTCGCGGGTTTGGATACCAATGGCAATGGGATTGACATAGTAGCTGTTTCTAGCACACCTGGAAGATCAGAAACTTTTGAGATTGTGAGAAACTCTAATGACACAAGTCGTGTTAGAATCAAAGCATCCAATGGATTCTTCTTGCAG GCGAAAACAGAGGAGCTGGTGACAGCTGATTATGCAGGTGGCAGCAAATGGGGAGATGATGACCCATCAGTATTTGTGATAACCATTACAGGAGGGTTGCAAGGAGAGTTTCAAGTCACTAATGGTTATGGTCCCAAATTAGCCCCGAAAGTTATGAGG GATCACTGGAGGACATTCATTGTTGAAGATGACTTCAAGTTCATATCTCAAAACGGAATAAATGCTGTGAGAATACCAGTTGGATGGTGGATAGCAAGTGATCCCACGCCTCCACAACCTTATGTAGGCGGGTCTTTGAAAGCATTAGACAATGCCTTCTTATGGGCACA GAATTATGGGTTGCAGGTTGTAATTGACCTGCATGCAGCCCCTGGCTCCCAGAATGGCTGGGAACATAGCTCTTCTAGAGATGGCTCTCAAGAATGGGGGCAAACAGATGAAAATATACGACAAACAGTTGATGTTATAGACTTCTTAACTGCCAG GTATGCCAAGAGCCCAAGCCTTTATGCAGTTGAACTCATGAACGAGCCTCGGGCACCAGGAGCATCTCTAGACAGTTTGACCAAATACTACAAGGGCGGTTACGACGCTGTCCGCAAGCATTCCTCAACAGCTTATGTGGTGATGTCAAATAGGCTGAGCTCAGATGATCCAAGAGAGCTCTTTCCTCTTGCCAGTGGCTTAACCGGATCTGTTATTGACGTCCATTATTACAATCTCTTCTCTGATGAATTTAACAGCATGAGTGTTCAACAGAATATTGATTTCATAAACACAAACAGGTCGGCCCAACTGAATTACGTGACCACATCAAACGGTCCTCTTACTTTTGTCG GAGAATGGGTGGCAGAGTGGACAGTTCAAGGGGCAACGAAGGAGGATTACCAGAGATTTGCAAAGGCCCAGTTGGAGGTCTTTGGGAGAGCTACTTTTGGGTGGGCCTATTGGACTCTAAAGAATGTAAACAATCATTGGAGCCTGGAGTGGATGATCAAGAATGGCTACATCCAGATATAG